The sequence below is a genomic window from Caldanaerobius fijiensis DSM 17918.
AACGGGTAATATGTTGATAATAGATGCCGGTTCAAATACTGATTGCGATGAAGAAAACCTCATGCAATTTGCGAGAATGGGGTCCATATACTGTAGCTATGTTCTGGACATAGAGAATCCACGGGTGGGAATATTTAATATAGGCTCAGAGCCAGGTAAAGGCAATGAAGTGACTAAAAAGGTGTATAAGCTATTAGAGCTATCTGATCTCAACTTTGTCGGAAACATAGAGGGGCGGGATATACCCTTTGGGAAAGCAGATGTATTGGTTTGTGATGGATTTGTAGGCAATGCTATTTTGAAATCAATGGAAGGCACGGCGTTGTTTCTTTTAGATATGATGAAAGAAGAACTT
It includes:
- a CDS encoding phosphate acyltransferase: TGNMLIIDAGSNTDCDEENLMQFARMGSIYCSYVLDIENPRVGIFNIGSEPGKGNEVTKKVYKLLELSDLNFVGNIEGRDIPFGKADVLVCDGFVGNAILKSMEGTALFLLDMMKEELMRSWMTRMCALVLKDGLKRIAKKMDYSEHGGAPLLGINGACIKAHGTSNAKAIKNAIFQARKYVSEGAIDYIRKEIVSEVDVSGT